A region from the Rickettsiales bacterium genome encodes:
- a CDS encoding IS1595 family transposase produces the protein HFNLFLKECEWRFNMGTPSDLLADLKKLLKEYY, from the coding sequence GCATTTTAATCTGTTCTTGAAAGAATGTGAGTGGAGGTTTAATATGGGCACACCAAGTGACTTACTGGCAGACCTGAAAAAGTTGCTCAAAGAATATTATTAG